One region of Bacteroidota bacterium genomic DNA includes:
- a CDS encoding T9SS type A sorting domain-containing protein gives MKKISFAFIFIFVITQYTFSTTYYAQGNSNPNVLANWNTIPAGGGTSPADFTTGTNDIFEIQAGHTMTLTGSSWTISGTGLCQVDSGATLICSSSFFTTGLTVANGGFLTATSTVGVNNGQTGFDFIINGIYKNSASTAYGSGATGTCTSTGKFQLASTTAAGTVPVLTWDPASTIEIMGYTSFTGNMAWGNQTFGNVIWNCPSQTGTPNANSTLRTIRGDLTITNTGTGSFRLFANTAATLNISGNLKIDAGTFAFVSGSSVSTVNVTGNVTVNGGTLKIGTATTQTNVAKLSVAGNLLINGGTIDFKDANAVTGANIFEVGGNLSLTTGTLTQTGSTSGTEGSLRFIDTTTWSSGGTFTNNYINTTVNANSLLTLNNDYPEAASRTLTVNGVLNGGASSVTGAGNFLLAATGTLKSGNDLGIDGSIAVSGTKTFTSGAGYEFSGTSVQSTGTTLPAAITGALTFSNTGGVVTLSQSTSNTGTTTVSPAAIVDIANFDMTGSGGASVLTGSGKIRLSGDLSTQITGYNTNTFSGTYEFSGSQTVPAGTYTGITVNGPGITIGGDVVISGLLTLTNGNITLGTNNITANGTSGGSALSYVVTDGTGSLFVNNVGNTDVLFPVGRTTYSPVTINNLGTADNYSVNVQNTITNPTFNDENAVQKQWNITELIPGGSDVILTMQWTTADEGTLFDRNSSALHLGHWNGTAYEPYSATLGGSAGTWTATATNKNSFSPFIVGDDAALPVELSSFTSNVNLNNVKLSWSTISELNNSGFEIERKSESSAWTKINNIAGNGTSNIVHNYSYEDKNLTEGKYNYRLKQIDFNGNFKYYSLFNEVIIGAPKNFALSQNYPNPFNPSTIIKYELPLEAFVTLKVYDMIGKEVANLVSESKASGYYTVKFDASKLSSGIYFYKLQAGDFVAVKKLMLVK, from the coding sequence ATGAAAAAAATTTCGTTCGCTTTTATTTTTATATTTGTAATAACTCAATATACATTCAGTACTACATATTATGCTCAGGGCAATTCAAACCCGAATGTTTTAGCTAACTGGAACACTATTCCCGCAGGAGGAGGAACATCTCCGGCTGACTTTACCACTGGTACAAATGATATTTTTGAAATACAGGCAGGTCATACGATGACTCTCACCGGCTCTTCGTGGACAATTTCAGGAACGGGTCTATGCCAAGTTGACAGCGGAGCCACACTTATCTGTTCTTCATCATTTTTCACAACGGGATTGACTGTTGCAAACGGCGGATTTCTTACGGCAACATCAACAGTCGGAGTTAATAACGGACAGACAGGTTTTGATTTTATCATAAACGGCATTTATAAAAACTCGGCAAGCACTGCTTACGGCAGCGGCGCTACAGGAACATGCACATCTACCGGTAAATTTCAGCTTGCTTCAACTACAGCGGCAGGAACAGTTCCGGTATTAACATGGGACCCTGCTTCGACAATAGAAATTATGGGTTATACTTCTTTTACAGGGAATATGGCATGGGGAAATCAAACGTTCGGAAATGTTATCTGGAACTGTCCTAGTCAGACAGGTACTCCTAATGCAAATTCAACACTCAGAACTATCAGAGGAGATTTAACGATTACAAATACTGGTACAGGTTCATTCAGACTTTTTGCGAACACTGCTGCTACATTAAATATATCAGGAAATCTGAAAATAGATGCCGGTACTTTTGCATTTGTAAGCGGAAGTTCAGTTTCAACTGTTAATGTTACCGGAAATGTTACAGTTAACGGAGGCACTCTGAAAATCGGAACAGCAACAACTCAGACTAATGTTGCGAAACTTTCAGTAGCAGGGAACTTGTTGATAAATGGAGGCACCATTGATTTTAAAGACGCTAACGCTGTTACAGGTGCTAACATATTTGAGGTCGGCGGGAATCTCAGCTTAACAACGGGAACACTTACACAAACAGGAAGCACGTCAGGCACGGAAGGTTCGTTAAGGTTTATTGATACTACAACATGGAGCTCAGGAGGGACATTCACTAATAATTACATCAATACAACTGTTAATGCAAATTCATTACTGACACTAAACAATGATTATCCGGAGGCAGCTTCAAGAACATTAACAGTTAACGGAGTTCTTAATGGCGGAGCAAGTTCAGTTACAGGAGCAGGAAATTTTCTTCTTGCAGCTACAGGAACATTAAAAAGCGGAAATGACTTAGGCATAGATGGCAGCATTGCAGTTTCAGGCACTAAAACTTTTACAAGCGGAGCGGGATATGAATTTAGCGGAACTTCTGTACAGTCAACAGGAACTACATTACCGGCGGCAATTACAGGGGCATTAACATTTTCAAATACGGGTGGAGTTGTAACTCTTTCACAGTCAACTTCAAATACAGGTACTACTACAGTTAGTCCCGCCGCAATAGTTGATATTGCAAATTTTGATATGACGGGTTCAGGGGGCGCATCTGTTTTAACAGGTTCAGGAAAAATAAGATTATCAGGAGATCTTTCTACACAGATTACAGGTTACAATACAAATACATTTTCAGGAACTTATGAGTTTTCAGGATCACAAACCGTGCCTGCAGGAACTTATACAGGAATAACAGTAAACGGGCCGGGAATTACAATCGGCGGCGATGTTGTGATTTCAGGATTACTTACTCTTACAAACGGAAATATTACTCTCGGCACAAATAATATTACAGCTAACGGTACTTCAGGCGGATCTGCATTAAGTTATGTTGTTACTGACGGAACAGGCTCGCTTTTTGTAAATAATGTAGGGAATACTGACGTGTTATTTCCTGTAGGACGAACAACATACAGCCCCGTAACTATAAATAATTTAGGAACAGCAGATAATTATTCTGTAAATGTTCAGAATACAATTACAAATCCTACTTTTAATGATGAAAATGCAGTGCAAAAACAATGGAATATAACTGAGCTTATTCCCGGAGGCAGCGATGTAATTTTAACGATGCAATGGACAACTGCCGATGAAGGCACTCTATTTGACAGGAATTCTTCAGCTCTTCATTTAGGACATTGGAACGGGACAGCATATGAACCATATAGCGCAACCTTAGGCGGTTCGGCAGGAACGTGGACTGCAACAGCAACAAATAAAAATTCATTTTCTCCGTTTATCGTTGGAGATGATGCTGCGCTGCCGGTTGAACTTTCATCATTTACATCAAATGTAAATTTGAACAATGTGAAGTTGAGCTGGTCGACTATATCTGAATTAAATAATTCAGGATTTGAAATTGAAAGAAAATCGGAGAGCAGCGCATGGACTAAAATAAATAATATTGCCGGAAACGGGACTTCAAATATTGTTCATAATTATTCATACGAAGATAAAAATCTTACTGAAGGAAAATACAACTACAGACTAAAACAGATTGACTTCAACGGTAATTTTAAGTACTACAGTTTGTTTAATGAAGTAATTATCGGAGCTCCGAAAAATTTTGCTTTGTCACAGAATTATCCTAATCCTTTTAATCCTTCAACTATCATTAAATACGAATTGCCATTAGAGGCATTTGTGACTTTAAAAGTATATGATATGATAGGGAAGGAAGTTGCAAATCTTGTAAGTGAAAGCAAAGCATCGGGATATTATACAGTTAAATTTGATGCATCAAAACTTTCAAGCGGAATTTATTTTTATAAATTACAGGCAGGGGATTTTGTTGCGGTAAAAAAACTGATGCTGGTGAAGTAG
- a CDS encoding N-acetyltransferase → MSEIKIRKVENDSDKNKFINLPWKIYEDYPNWVPPLKFDVKNNLNPDKNPFFTHADVELYLAEIDGKLVGRIGAIVNHNHNKFYNDKVGFFGFFECINDKKVSRALFDTAYKFLKDKGMDTVRGPVNPSTNDECGLLIDSFDSPPVLLMTYNPPYYIDLIEDYGFSKVKDLLALYIPKEVINNEAKMAQLERISNMVKKRENITIRNVNLKDFDNEVQRIREIYNNAWEDNWGFVPMTEDEFKYIAKALKPIAVEDFIVFAEANGKPIGFSLALPDFNQVLHKMNGTLFPTGIFKLLYYKGKIDLLRVIIMGVNKEYHKKGIDAIFYQDIIKAGNRNGYKGAEISWVLEDNYAMKQTSEKLGAHVYKTYRIYDKPIK, encoded by the coding sequence TTGAGCGAAATAAAAATAAGGAAAGTTGAAAACGATTCCGATAAAAATAAATTCATAAATCTTCCATGGAAAATTTACGAAGATTACCCGAACTGGGTTCCGCCTTTGAAATTCGATGTAAAAAATAATCTTAATCCTGATAAAAATCCATTCTTCACACATGCAGATGTTGAATTATACTTAGCAGAAATTGACGGGAAATTAGTTGGAAGAATCGGAGCTATTGTTAATCACAATCATAATAAATTTTATAACGATAAAGTCGGCTTCTTCGGTTTTTTTGAATGCATAAACGATAAAAAAGTATCACGTGCTCTTTTTGATACTGCCTACAAATTTTTGAAGGATAAAGGAATGGATACAGTCCGCGGACCTGTAAATCCTTCAACCAATGACGAATGCGGTTTACTTATCGATTCATTCGATTCGCCTCCTGTACTGCTCATGACTTACAATCCGCCATATTATATTGACCTGATTGAGGATTATGGATTTTCAAAAGTAAAGGATTTACTCGCTCTTTATATTCCCAAAGAAGTAATAAACAATGAGGCAAAGATGGCTCAGCTTGAAAGAATTTCCAACATGGTTAAGAAGCGTGAGAACATTACAATCCGTAATGTAAACCTGAAAGATTTTGATAATGAAGTACAGCGCATAAGAGAAATTTATAATAATGCATGGGAAGATAACTGGGGCTTTGTGCCGATGACGGAAGATGAATTCAAGTACATTGCCAAAGCTCTGAAACCGATTGCAGTGGAAGATTTTATTGTCTTTGCAGAAGCAAACGGAAAGCCAATCGGATTTTCACTTGCGCTGCCTGATTTTAATCAGGTACTCCATAAAATGAACGGGACGTTATTCCCTACCGGAATTTTTAAACTGCTTTATTATAAAGGGAAAATTGATTTACTCCGTGTAATTATCATGGGTGTAAATAAAGAGTACCACAAGAAAGGTATCGACGCTATTTTCTATCAGGATATTATTAAAGCAGGCAACAGAAACGGATACAAAGGCGCGGAAATTTCGTGGGTGCTTGAAGATAACTATGCAATGAAGCAGACTTCAGAAAAATTGGGCGCGCATGTTTACAAGACTTACAGAATTTATGATAAGCCGATAAAATAG
- a CDS encoding T9SS type A sorting domain-containing protein, with translation MKLFVFLIASLLFTNSYSSEIWVPAGTMSSGNTDWVYAMNSNSAGEIFASSWAVGIYKGSAGSTTSWNFSGLSGKRISDLFVAPNGNIFGYSHTTSTAYIHRSTDNGATWQDVYTRAFPNNYAGGGGMVFPLDGSIVAAFAVTVGPTIGDVATYVFKSTDGGSTWVQKSIIQAGFVGGMKLLKDGRIFMGTSLSGVVKSTNNGENWSSMNTFSPIYIHNILQDKDEDIYVCDAYGPNRSTNNGQTFFAVNTPAPGGLMIETSFVDSRGDFYISYDHNNIYRSTNKGSTWELLNTGLTGTTYICSFTEANGKIYAGTNNKGAFYLSTDVVGISNGYETVKEFSLRQNYPNPFNPVTNISYNVPKSSLVNLSVYDMLGKKVAELVNENISAGNYEIIFDASKLSTGVYYYKLQTESFSETKKMILSK, from the coding sequence ATGAAATTATTTGTTTTTCTTATTGCCTCACTTTTATTTACAAACTCATATTCCTCCGAAATATGGGTTCCTGCAGGCACAATGTCATCCGGTAATACTGACTGGGTTTATGCAATGAACTCGAATTCAGCAGGTGAGATATTTGCCTCAAGCTGGGCAGTTGGAATTTACAAAGGTTCAGCAGGTAGTACTACTTCATGGAACTTCTCCGGACTTTCCGGAAAAAGAATTAGTGATTTATTCGTTGCTCCAAACGGAAACATTTTCGGTTATTCGCACACTACAAGTACAGCCTACATCCACCGCTCAACTGATAACGGAGCTACATGGCAGGATGTTTATACAAGGGCATTCCCCAATAATTATGCAGGCGGCGGCGGTATGGTTTTCCCGTTGGATGGTTCCATAGTTGCAGCTTTTGCAGTTACAGTAGGACCAACAATAGGTGATGTTGCAACGTATGTTTTCAAATCTACAGACGGCGGAAGCACCTGGGTACAAAAAAGCATTATACAGGCTGGATTTGTTGGCGGTATGAAATTGTTGAAGGATGGAAGAATTTTCATGGGAACTTCACTTTCAGGAGTGGTTAAATCAACAAACAACGGTGAGAATTGGAGCTCGATGAATACATTCTCTCCAATTTATATTCACAATATTCTGCAGGATAAAGATGAAGATATTTATGTATGCGATGCATACGGACCGAACCGTTCTACAAATAACGGACAAACATTTTTTGCAGTGAATACGCCTGCTCCCGGCGGACTTATGATAGAAACTTCTTTTGTTGATTCACGTGGTGATTTTTATATTTCATATGACCATAACAATATTTACCGTTCAACAAATAAAGGAAGTACTTGGGAATTGTTAAATACAGGACTAACGGGAACGACATATATTTGTTCTTTCACTGAAGCTAACGGAAAAATTTATGCAGGTACAAATAATAAAGGGGCATTTTACCTTAGTACCGATGTGGTTGGTATTTCTAATGGATATGAAACTGTAAAAGAATTTTCTTTAAGGCAAAATTATCCTAACCCATTTAACCCTGTGACAAATATTTCTTATAATGTTCCGAAATCTTCTCTAGTTAATTTATCAGTATATGATATGCTCGGTAAAAAAGTTGCTGAGCTTGTAAACGAAAATATATCAGCAGGGAACTATGAAATAATTTTTGATGCGTCAAAACTATCCACAGGAGTTTATTACTATAAACTTCAGACTGAAAGTTTTTCGGAAACTAAAAAAATGATTTTATCAAAATAA
- a CDS encoding T9SS type A sorting domain-containing protein, producing MKKINMKKINLILLFLLYCGISEAGTWLPTGSLASNCAIFTMTGTTGGDVIISDYNSMLQKKSAGSMTWTPAGLSGRKVRYLTTLQNGDIYAISGTGSYIASSTSMIHRSTDGGTTWQDLFSRNFPFNNMVGGAMTVMQDGSYLAAIPVQKGPTIGNIVWTLVYKSTDNGTTWFAKDSNQTGEPKGMITVGDNKVFLGSTEDGVYYSATGGDHWWPIDTTTHFFGTRYTMDIVKSREGTIFYTEGAKVRRSTDNGLHTTILVTPSPSSSINAICVESDNEMYIATDDKKVYKSTNMGDTWQVMTTGLPGAANVYSLKIIDGKLFAGTYAYGVFYYEPDAVGVQNGSETASSFALNQNYPNPFNPTTKISFSIIKSSFVNLSVYDMLGKKVSEIVNGVKANGNYEVTFDASSLSGGVYFYKLQTEDFSEIKKMTLIK from the coding sequence ATGAAAAAAATTAACATGAAAAAAATAAATTTAATACTTCTCTTTTTACTTTACTGCGGAATTTCTGAGGCGGGGACATGGCTTCCAACGGGTTCCTTAGCAAGTAACTGCGCAATTTTTACAATGACAGGAACTACTGGAGGAGATGTAATTATCTCGGATTACAATTCAATGCTGCAGAAAAAATCAGCAGGCAGTATGACATGGACACCGGCAGGATTATCAGGTAGGAAAGTCAGATACCTTACAACTTTACAAAACGGAGATATTTATGCAATATCGGGAACAGGTTCATACATTGCTTCAAGCACATCAATGATTCACCGGTCTACGGACGGAGGGACAACATGGCAGGATTTATTCAGCAGAAATTTTCCTTTTAACAATATGGTCGGCGGAGCGATGACTGTCATGCAGGACGGTTCATATCTTGCGGCTATCCCTGTTCAAAAGGGACCTACAATCGGTAACATTGTATGGACATTGGTTTATAAATCTACTGATAATGGCACAACATGGTTTGCGAAAGATTCAAATCAGACAGGGGAGCCTAAAGGAATGATAACCGTTGGTGATAATAAAGTTTTTTTGGGAAGCACTGAAGACGGCGTTTATTACAGTGCAACAGGCGGTGACCATTGGTGGCCGATTGATACAACTACTCACTTCTTTGGGACTCGATACACTATGGACATTGTAAAGTCACGTGAAGGCACAATATTTTATACTGAAGGAGCTAAAGTAAGAAGAAGCACAGATAACGGGTTACATACAACAATATTGGTAACTCCAAGTCCGTCATCTTCAATAAATGCTATCTGCGTGGAATCTGATAATGAAATGTATATAGCAACGGATGATAAGAAAGTATATAAATCAACTAACATGGGTGACACGTGGCAGGTAATGACGACAGGACTTCCTGGCGCCGCAAATGTTTACTCATTAAAAATTATTGACGGAAAATTATTTGCAGGTACTTATGCTTACGGAGTATTTTATTACGAGCCGGATGCTGTGGGAGTTCAGAACGGAAGTGAAACAGCAAGTAGTTTTGCTTTGAATCAGAATTACCCCAATCCTTTTAATCCTACTACAAAAATTTCTTTTTCAATTATTAAGTCTTCATTTGTGAATTTGAGTGTTTACGATATGCTTGGTAAAAAAGTCAGTGAAATTGTTAACGGTGTAAAAGCAAATGGAAATTATGAAGTAACGTTCGATGCATCATCACTTTCAGGAGGAGTTTATTTTTATAAACTTCAGACTGAAGATTTTTCGGAAATTAAAAAAATGACTTTGATAAAATAG
- a CDS encoding glycosyl hydrolase, giving the protein MRKTIPLFLLIILSVSPLFNLSFSQELNPVAPTTAKERLETFSYKKQMQENSILKNTEFENIGPSIMSGRVVDVEVSPSDPTIFYVAYASGGLWKTVNNGMSFTPLFDNEAVITIGDIAVDWTNNIIYVGTGENNSSRSSYSGTGIYKSTDDGKSCSNTGLEETQHIGRISIDPKNPNKIFVAALGHLYSPNSERGIYVSEDAGKTWKHTLKIDDNTGGIDLVIDPSNSNTVYASMWYRTRRAWNFEESGSTSGIYKSIDGGNTWNLITTSSSGFLTGKEAGRIGLAIYPKNPQIIYAVVDNQNSSANKDEDHDKLTKDGLRKISEDEFMRIDTAKLKSFLEDNGFPEEYTAEKVYEMVSNKSIKPNSLVEYLEDANTLLTNAEVVGAEVYRSDNGGASWKRTHSESLEGIFSTYGYYFSRISVSPTDENKIYVMGVIVVKSSDGGATFKSINEDNVHADHHYMWVDANREGHLINGNDGGLNLSYDDGKTWQKLNAPAVGQFYSINVDNEKPYNVYGGLQDNGAWVGPSNYQKSLDWQQSGEYPYKSIMGGDGMQVQIDSRNKDIVYTGYQFGNYFRIDRSKNDYKQITPQHKLGERPYRFNWQTPIKLSPHNQDILYIGSNKLHRSFNRGDTWEAISGDLTNGGKIGDVPYGTLTTIDESVLKFGLLYTGSDDGAAYVSKDGGNSWEKISNDLPQNLYVSRIRASKFDTARVYISLNAYRYDNMESFVFVSDNYGKKWERIGKDLPAEPVNVVIEDSENKDILFVGTDGGLYCSLDGGKTFNSMSKGLPNVPVHDLVIQAREHDLIVGTHGRSLYKTNLSDIEKLNSSELDKDLVFYDIDKSTYNRNWGMKQGRWGDIFNPKINFTFYSKNPGQYKITIYSDDKIVNQLTGSYLAGLNYIEYDLSIDTLTGKSYFDFISDKYKNDKKIKIKLKDSGKYYLPPGKYKVELDANGTKETKEFEIKESKRNNGKPSPFPKENESERD; this is encoded by the coding sequence ATGCGAAAAACTATACCTCTTTTTCTTCTGATAATATTATCAGTCAGCCCCTTATTTAATTTGTCTTTTTCTCAGGAGCTTAATCCTGTTGCACCTACTACTGCAAAAGAAAGATTAGAAACTTTCAGCTATAAAAAACAGATGCAGGAAAATTCAATATTGAAAAACACTGAATTTGAAAACATCGGTCCTTCAATTATGAGCGGACGCGTAGTTGATGTGGAAGTCTCACCTAGTGACCCTACAATATTTTATGTTGCATACGCATCGGGCGGATTGTGGAAGACAGTTAATAACGGAATGTCATTCACTCCATTATTTGATAATGAAGCCGTGATTACCATAGGAGATATTGCTGTTGACTGGACGAATAATATTATTTATGTAGGAACAGGTGAAAATAATTCAAGCCGTTCCTCATACTCAGGTACAGGAATATATAAATCAACTGATGACGGCAAATCATGTAGTAACACCGGACTGGAAGAAACTCAGCACATAGGAAGGATTTCAATCGACCCGAAAAATCCGAACAAAATATTTGTTGCAGCATTGGGACATTTATATTCTCCGAATTCAGAAAGAGGAATTTATGTCAGCGAAGATGCGGGAAAGACATGGAAGCACACTTTGAAAATTGATGATAATACAGGCGGAATTGATTTAGTAATCGACCCTTCTAATTCAAACACAGTTTACGCATCAATGTGGTACAGAACAAGAAGAGCATGGAATTTTGAAGAGAGCGGTTCCACATCAGGAATTTATAAAAGCATAGATGGCGGCAACACATGGAATTTAATCACAACATCTTCATCGGGATTTTTAACGGGAAAAGAAGCAGGAAGAATTGGTCTGGCTATATATCCAAAGAATCCGCAGATAATTTATGCAGTGGTAGATAATCAGAACTCATCAGCTAACAAAGATGAAGATCATGATAAGCTTACAAAGGATGGTCTGAGAAAAATATCTGAAGATGAGTTTATGCGAATTGATACAGCAAAGCTGAAAAGTTTTCTAGAAGATAACGGATTTCCCGAAGAATATACTGCCGAAAAAGTTTATGAAATGGTTTCGAATAAATCCATTAAGCCGAACTCATTAGTTGAGTATCTTGAAGATGCAAATACATTACTTACAAATGCCGAAGTAGTAGGGGCTGAAGTTTACCGTTCGGACAACGGCGGCGCAAGCTGGAAGAGAACACATTCAGAGAGTTTAGAAGGAATTTTCAGCACATACGGTTATTATTTTTCGCGCATATCGGTTTCTCCCACAGATGAAAATAAAATTTATGTTATGGGAGTGATTGTAGTAAAATCCTCTGATGGCGGAGCTACGTTCAAATCAATTAACGAAGACAATGTTCATGCAGACCACCACTACATGTGGGTTGATGCAAACCGTGAAGGACATTTAATAAACGGCAATGACGGCGGGCTGAATTTATCTTACGATGACGGAAAGACATGGCAGAAACTGAACGCTCCCGCTGTGGGACAGTTTTATTCAATCAATGTAGATAATGAAAAACCGTACAATGTTTACGGCGGCTTGCAGGATAACGGCGCGTGGGTGGGACCAAGCAATTATCAAAAGAGTCTGGACTGGCAGCAGTCAGGTGAATATCCATATAAAAGCATTATGGGCGGCGACGGCATGCAGGTGCAGATTGACAGCAGAAATAAGGATATAGTTTACACAGGTTATCAGTTCGGAAATTATTTCAGAATAGACAGAAGCAAAAATGATTACAAACAAATCACTCCGCAGCATAAACTTGGTGAGAGGCCATACAGATTTAACTGGCAGACTCCGATTAAACTTTCTCCCCACAATCAGGATATTTTATATATTGGGTCTAATAAATTACACCGCTCATTTAACAGAGGAGACACCTGGGAAGCAATATCAGGTGATTTGACAAATGGCGGAAAAATAGGGGATGTTCCTTACGGAACATTAACAACTATTGATGAATCTGTTTTGAAATTCGGTTTGCTTTATACGGGAAGTGATGACGGCGCGGCTTACGTATCGAAAGACGGGGGAAATTCATGGGAGAAAATTTCAAATGACCTTCCGCAAAATTTATATGTATCAAGAATAAGGGCATCAAAGTTTGATACAGCAAGGGTTTACATTTCATTGAATGCATATCGTTACGATAATATGGAATCATTTGTTTTTGTATCGGATAATTACGGAAAAAAATGGGAGAGAATCGGCAAAGACTTGCCCGCAGAGCCGGTAAATGTAGTGATTGAAGATTCTGAAAACAAAGATATTTTGTTCGTAGGTACAGATGGAGGATTGTACTGCTCATTAGACGGCGGAAAAACTTTTAATTCGATGAGTAAGGGATTACCAAATGTACCTGTGCATGATTTAGTTATTCAGGCAAGGGAGCATGATCTGATTGTAGGAACTCACGGACGCTCGCTTTATAAAACGAATTTATCTGATATAGAGAAATTAAATTCGTCTGAGCTTGATAAAGATCTTGTCTTTTATGATATAGATAAAAGCACATACAACAGAAACTGGGGAATGAAACAGGGCAGATGGGGAGATATATTTAATCCTAAAATTAATTTCACTTTCTATAGCAAAAACCCCGGTCAATATAAAATTACAATCTATTCAGATGATAAAATTGTAAATCAATTAACAGGCAGCTATTTAGCAGGCTTGAATTATATTGAATATGATTTATCAATCGATACTTTAACCGGTAAATCATACTTCGATTTTATTTCTGATAAATATAAGAACGATAAAAAAATAAAAATTAAACTTAAGGACTCGGGTAAATATTATCTTCCTCCCGGCAAATATAAAGTTGAGCTTGATGCTAACGGTACAAAAGAGACTAAAGAGTTTGAAATAAAAGAAAGCAAAAGAAATAACGGAAAACCCTCTCCTTTCCCGAAAGAAAATGAATCAGAGAGGGATTAA
- a CDS encoding sigma-54-dependent Fis family transcriptional regulator produces the protein MAKILIVDDDNVTLSILKQVLYKANHDVTTAIDGEEAIQYVKNDVYDIIVTDFNMPGMNGIELTKEILKINPQSVIILITAYISVKAALESIKLGAFDYLTKPVDKEELLLSIERGLERLKLLEENSQLKKAKTSPERVEFKFETKSDEVKKILAEAAEVAQSDSTVLITGSNGTGKEVLAEFIHKNSKRNKNTFVVVNCAAIPEQLLESELFGHSKGSFTGAIKDHKGYFEIANNGSIFLDEIGDLDTPLQVKLLRVLQTKQFARVGDPKPISTNVRIIAATNRNLKELIKDGKFREDLYYRINVFEYHLPDLKDRPSDIIFYFEKFIKEYSKENGKKIKEISKEVKDLLFQYPWPGNIRELKNIAERASVLCKNGIISGDLLPDRIKIDGEIAAKEPELNEEINTDYEASKNELLKEFERDFIKKHLKKRVK, from the coding sequence ATGGCCAAAATTCTAATTGTAGATGATGACAATGTTACATTAAGTATTCTCAAACAGGTATTGTATAAAGCAAATCACGACGTCACAACTGCTATTGACGGGGAAGAAGCTATTCAATACGTTAAGAATGATGTTTATGATATAATCGTAACGGACTTCAATATGCCTGGTATGAACGGCATTGAGCTTACCAAAGAAATTTTAAAAATTAATCCTCAATCTGTAATCATTTTAATTACGGCTTACATTTCAGTAAAAGCGGCGCTGGAATCTATTAAGCTTGGTGCATTTGATTATCTTACCAAACCTGTCGATAAAGAAGAACTGCTTTTAAGTATCGAGAGAGGCCTCGAGAGATTAAAATTACTTGAAGAAAATTCCCAGTTAAAGAAGGCAAAAACATCACCTGAAAGGGTTGAATTCAAATTTGAAACTAAGAGTGATGAAGTTAAGAAAATTCTTGCTGAAGCTGCAGAAGTAGCTCAGTCAGATTCGACAGTCTTAATAACAGGTTCTAACGGAACAGGTAAAGAAGTGCTTGCAGAGTTTATTCATAAGAACAGTAAAAGAAATAAAAATACTTTTGTAGTTGTAAACTGCGCAGCAATTCCTGAGCAGCTTCTTGAGTCTGAATTATTCGGTCACTCAAAAGGCTCTTTCACCGGTGCTATTAAGGACCATAAAGGATATTTTGAAATTGCAAACAACGGCTCAATTTTTCTTGATGAAATCGGTGATCTTGATACTCCTCTTCAGGTTAAGCTGCTTCGCGTACTTCAGACAAAACAGTTTGCCAGAGTCGGTGACCCGAAACCGATAAGTACTAATGTTAGAATTATAGCTGCCACCAATAGAAATTTGAAGGAACTAATTAAAGACGGAAAATTCAGAGAAGATCTTTATTACAGAATAAATGTTTTTGAGTATCACCTGCCGGATTTGAAAGACAGACCTTCTGATATTATTTTCTATTTTGAAAAATTCATAAAAGAATATTCAAAAGAAAACGGAAAGAAGATAAAAGAGATTTCAAAAGAAGTAAAAGATTTGCTTTTCCAGTACCCGTGGCCCGGAAATATCCGCGAACTGAAAAACATTGCTGAGCGCGCATCTGTGCTTTGCAAGAACGGAATTATATCGGGAGATTTGCTTCCTGACAGAATAAAAATTGACGGTGAAATTGCTGCTAAAGAACCGGAACTAAACGAAGAAATTAATACAGATTACGAAGCAAGTAAAAATGAATTATTAAAAGAGTTCGAACGTGATTTTATTAAGAAGCATCTGAAGAAAAGAGTTAAATAA